TCGGTTTAGTTTCGGCGGCTAAATAGCCTAAGCCCACCATTGCCCCCAAACCGTGTCCAATAAAGCCCACTTTTTCTAAATCCAGCGGCAAGCTAGTCCGCTCAACATTGGCAAGGCTTTTACGCAGCACCAATAAATCCAATACAGCTTGTTGTAAAGCGTCGCGTGTACCTAATAAATTAGTGTAATCAATAAAATTTGCACCCGATGGGTCAGTTTCATTGTCTGGCTCTAATACGCCCGCATAATTTTTCTGCCGATCCCAATTTAAAGTGCGTTCGGCGTCATCCAAAAAACTTAAATTATTTTCGGCTTTAAACGGATCAAACGGCGAGGTTACACCATGTAAAGGCAAATCAATCGCAATCCCGACGATACCTGCATCGGCTAATTGATCTGCTATAAACAACAAATCTTCACGATTGCGCCCAAAGCTATGTTGAAAGATGACTACCGGCCAACCTTGCGCGGGTGGAATTGCACCTGCTAAGGATTTCGCGTTCGGTATACTCAGCAATACGGGAATCGCATGCACACTAGCGGCCGTACTGGCGGCAAAATTAGCACTCACATTGGGATTAGGCTCAGTTGCTAAATAATAAGGCAAGGCTAACTTAGCCACGCGAATATCAGCCGCCCCCTTTAAATTAGGATTGAGTTCATCTGTGCGCTGATATTGTGATGCTAAACTAAAAGGCTGTGCACGAGCTTGCACTTCAAGCGTATTCAACCAATGACTCACCGACTGCGTTTTAAATTCCGCCATCGCAAACACATCAGTGGCATCTAAGTTATAAGTGCTTAACTGCTGATTAATTAGAGCCAAATCACTAATAAATTTAGGTTGACCTAGCCGAGCTTGGGTTTGAAGCGACGGTAATACACCGTGCTTACTGCGTATATCCGCTTTCAAGACAATTAAATAGCGCGTATTTTCGGGCAACGGTTGCGTTGGTATTAACTGAATTTGTGTTTTTGTAACTTGCAAGCGCCAATACTGCTGCGCGACTTCCCGAATCGTCTCACCTAACGCAAAGACTTGTAGATTCTTGCCTAACACGATGGAATCCGCACTCAGCGTTTGTTGGGCTTGAATTAAAAGGGGAGTAGTAAGTCCCGTGCCATCCAAATTTGCAATCACCTGTTCTACATTTTGCGCCGGTATATGCGCAAGCGTATTAGCAGGCAAGGTAATAGGTTGCAAACTTAGCGGAACATTGACTTGATTCAGTGTAGTACTCGCCCACACCGAAACAGTTAAACCCATTCCCGCTAAACCACACAAACCTACATAAGCAATTTTTGTTAATGACACAGGACTTACCTATTTCTATTTAGCTTAGAAACGCCAGTTCAATTGCGCTCCTACAATATCAACGTCGGCTTTATACGTGCCTTTTACAGTATGAGCAGGAGCAACTCCCTCATCTGTATTATTAATATCAGTATTTTTCACGAATAAATGACTATAGCCTACATCGACCGACATACCTTTATTTAGCTTATAATTCGCACCAACGGATACCCATTTACGATCATTGCCCGGAATACGGGGCGTACGACGATTGGCATTCGGAATCGGTTCTTTATCTAAGGCAACCCCTGTTCTTAATTTTAGACGGTCATTATATTTATAGTTCATCCCCAACGAATAACGGTTCACATCTTTCCAATCTTCGGTAGTTAACGCAATCGGGCTGCCATCAGCCGAATTAACTACTTTCAATTCCTGAAATGAACTCCAATTGGTGCGCGTAATGTCGCCCAATACTTCAACCTTATCGTTGACCTTATGCGCCACTGATACCGATAAAGACGCTGGTAAATTAGCAGCCGCCTGTGCATTTTTATCAGCCAATCGTGCATTTAACAAAGTTACCACGGGCGGTGGTAAGCCGACTGGTAATGTATAGTCATAAGTGGCTGAGCCTTTAAGCGTATGATCCATTTTAGAGCGATAACTAACACCCACTTTAGTCTTAGCACTGGGTTTCAATAATGCCCCCACATTATAACCATACGACCAATCATCACCTTTGATCGTAGCTTTGCCATCCGCGCCGCCTACTGCACTTAAATCAACCGCACTGGTTAATTCCGCATCAATGTATTGCGCATTCAAACCTGCGCCTAATGCCACTTTATCATTGACTTTATAGGACAGCGATGGATTCACATTCACGCTTTTCATCGCCGATTTAATCGCGTTATAACGCCCCGCCCAGTTAGCATCGTAATTTGTTTCTAGGCCATAGGGCGCATTTACACCAAGACCCACTTTGACTTTATCGTTAATTGGCTTTACTGCATATGCATTGGGAATATAGGCGGTTTTTTCACTAATACCATTACCTGTTAAAGGAGTGCTATCACTTTTAATTGAACCATTATTCGTAAATTCTGCGGTAGGTTTAACAATATGCACGCCCGCGCTGACATGTGTACCATCGTCTAACTCTGCCATACCAGCGGGATTAAACCAGACGGTTGAAGCATCTTCTGCGCTAGCGGCTGCTCCTGCATAAGCATTGCCCATATTCGCCACAGAATTGTCAATCAAACCGAAACCTGCGGCGTAGACATTGGCGGAGCTTGCTGCCAACATGATACTGAGCCATAAAAACTTAGGTTGCATCTCCTGATCTCCTCTGCAAATTTATTGTAACCAACTACCCTCTCCTAATGCGTGAAACTAGCAGAATCAGCCGCAAAAGACGATAAAAACGTTAAATTTTAGTAATTAACCAGCAACCGTGAATTTTGGGGTCGCGCTGAAAGTCTTCTGGAATAGACGGCGAGCGGTAATCTTGCACGCGATAGGCGGTTTCGATACTAGGATCGAGTTTAAATTTGCGGAAATTATTTGAGAAAATTAGCGTACCATTTGTTGATAAAATACGCATACAGTGATTAATTAATTCCACATGATCACGTTGCACATCGAATACATCCTGCATCCGTTTGGAGTTACTAAAGGTCGGGGGGTCAAGAAAAATTAAATCGTATTCCGCTTTACAACGCTGCAACCATTCCACTGCATTCGCTTGCATAAAACGGTATTTATAAGGCTCAGGTTTAAAACCGTTTAACGCAAAGTTGTCTTCTGCCCACGCTAAATAAGTGGCGGACATATCCACGCTATCCACCCGCTTCGCACCACCGACAGCCGCGTGTACGCTCACAGCGCCGGTATAGCAAAATAGATTTAATACGGTTTTATCATTGGCGTGTTGCTGCATCCAATAACGCATGGGGCGATGGTCTAGGAATAAGCCAGTATCCAAATAATCGCTTAAATTGATTTTGAATTTTACCCCATGCTCGTGCACCACTAAGCTTTGCGTGGTTTTGGCGTGGCGCTCGTATTGTTCACTGCCTTTTTGTTGTTTACGTTGCTTTAATACAATGTGATTAGCAGGTATGCCTAATATTTCTGGTAATGTCATTAAAGCTTGTTCTAAGCGTTGTTGTGCCGCCTTTTCGTCGATGGATTTAGGCGGTGCGTATTCTTGCACATGCAACCAATCGGCATAACGATCCACCGCAATCGCATATTCGGGAATATCCGCGTCATACACACGATAGGCATCCGTCACACCGCTTTTAATGAAACCTTTTAGTTTGCGTAAGTTTTTATGCAAACGATTGGCTAAATCTTCAGAAATCCAAACGCTGGGGCGTTCTTTTTGTTTAATCGGGTTCAAGGTATACAGCTTGCTTTCAACGTCCGCGTTTAATAAGCGATACTCCTTGCTATAAAACAGATCGGTTAAAGCAAACGGAGCGGTAGCATCGGCAAATAACGCGCCTTGATAAAACGGCGGTTGGCTTGCCATCCACGCGCCTACTTGCTGATATAAAGGGCGTAAACTCACGGCCGGTTGTTGCGCAAACGGTAAATGGCTCACGATTAAACCGCTGTGTTGCGCAGGCTGGCTTGGCAGCGCGGCTAAATTGGCGGATGTCCACGTAGCCTCCGGTAGTTGCAACGCGCGCCAAGCAGCTTTAGCCATGCGTAATAAGCCAATATCGTTATCATTGCCCCACACGGCTAAGCGGCGTTGCAAACCGCGTGCTTTACGCTCGTCGGCTTGTGCGACTAAGGCTTGCCATAAAACGCTGTCATGCCCCAACCAGCGATTATTTATAATAGGTTCGCCTAATAAGCCGGGCGCAATATCGTAAGCCATTAACGCGCCTTCAATCAGCAAGCTTCCGTCACCACACATAGGGGCCATCAACGCTAACGATTCCGGCTGGGCTTTCAGCAACTCTGCCCAACCTGCTCGCACTAAAATCGCCGCAGCCAGATTTTCACGAATCGTTTTCGGTGCATCCGTATCTAAATAGCCGCGCTGATGCAAGCTACGGCGGTTTAATTCAATGCCAATTTCCGCCAAACCTTTGTGCACACTCACCACAATCACCAAATCGGGATTATTGCTTACACTGGGACGTAGCCCGTATTTAGCCCGCATCTGATCGGCAATTTGGT
This DNA window, taken from Candidatus Thiocaldithrix dubininis, encodes the following:
- a CDS encoding outer membrane protein transport protein; the encoded protein is MQPKFLWLSIMLAASSANVYAAGFGLIDNSVANMGNAYAGAAASAEDASTVWFNPAGMAELDDGTHVSAGVHIVKPTAEFTNNGSIKSDSTPLTGNGISEKTAYIPNAYAVKPINDKVKVGLGVNAPYGLETNYDANWAGRYNAIKSAMKSVNVNPSLSYKVNDKVALGAGLNAQYIDAELTSAVDLSAVGGADGKATIKGDDWSYGYNVGALLKPSAKTKVGVSYRSKMDHTLKGSATYDYTLPVGLPPPVVTLLNARLADKNAQAAANLPASLSVSVAHKVNDKVEVLGDITRTNWSSFQELKVVNSADGSPIALTTEDWKDVNRYSLGMNYKYNDRLKLRTGVALDKEPIPNANRRTPRIPGNDRKWVSVGANYKLNKGMSVDVGYSHLFVKNTDINNTDEGVAPAHTVKGTYKADVDIVGAQLNWRF
- the rlmKL gene encoding bifunctional 23S rRNA (guanine(2069)-N(7))-methyltransferase RlmK/23S rRNA (guanine(2445)-N(2))-methyltransferase RlmL, yielding MSALKSPNFSWFFACPQFVEPLLSEELSNLNAESVKIGHAGVQAVGDLAFGYRALLWSRLASRVTLQLAQGYGKTLAELQALMQSIAWDQHLRAEGSLKVRFFGRNDEINNTQFGAQWIKDQIADQMRAKYGLRPSVSNNPDLVIVVSVHKGLAEIGIELNRRSLHQRGYLDTDAPKTIRENLAAAILVRAGWAELLKAQPESLALMAPMCGDGSLLIEGALMAYDIAPGLLGEPIINNRWLGHDSVLWQALVAQADERKARGLQRRLAVWGNDNDIGLLRMAKAAWRALQLPEATWTSANLAALPSQPAQHSGLIVSHLPFAQQPAVSLRPLYQQVGAWMASQPPFYQGALFADATAPFALTDLFYSKEYRLLNADVESKLYTLNPIKQKERPSVWISEDLANRLHKNLRKLKGFIKSGVTDAYRVYDADIPEYAIAVDRYADWLHVQEYAPPKSIDEKAAQQRLEQALMTLPEILGIPANHIVLKQRKQQKGSEQYERHAKTTQSLVVHEHGVKFKINLSDYLDTGLFLDHRPMRYWMQQHANDKTVLNLFCYTGAVSVHAAVGGAKRVDSVDMSATYLAWAEDNFALNGFKPEPYKYRFMQANAVEWLQRCKAEYDLIFLDPPTFSNSKRMQDVFDVQRDHVELINHCMRILSTNGTLIFSNNFRKFKLDPSIETAYRVQDYRSPSIPEDFQRDPKIHGCWLITKI